The genomic window CCTTTTTTAAGGAGAAGGTTTCTTTTTTGGGGATTCAAGGCTAAATTTATCCCATCTATACCAGAATGTTTTATAGCTCATTCCGAGAAGTTTTGCAGCTTTTGTAGCAACACCATTTGCCTTTTGCATTGCTTTTTTAAGAAGTTCTTTTTCAAGATCTTCGAAATTTATACCATCATCAGGAAGTTCGAAATCGGACAAATCTCTTGCATGAAAAAATCTTAGCTCACTTTTAATATCTCCAAGTCCTATGTTTCTTGTTTCGCATACAAGAACAGCTCGTTCAATAACAGATTCTAACTGCCTGATATTACCAGGCCAGTGGTAATCATACAATGCCATTAAGGCATTTTCATCAATACCGTTTATTCTTTTGCCGAATTCCTGATTGAACTTTTTTATAAAAAAATTTACTAATTCTGGTATGTCATCCTTTCTCTCTCTGAGAGGAGGGAGTTCTATATTTATAACTTTAAGTCTATAGTAAAGATCCTGCCGAAATTTCTTATCAGCAATCTCCTTTTCAAGGTCTTTATTAGTAGCCGCTATTATACGAACGTCAACCTTGATGCTTTCACGGCTTCCGAGTCTCCTGATTTCTTTTTCTTGAAGTACTCTCAAGAGTTTTGATTGAGTAAGGGCAGGTAAATCTCCAATTTCATCGAGGAATATGGTTCCACCATTTGTCGATTCAAAAAGGCCGATGTTTCTTGAGTTAGCTCCTGTGAAAGCACCTGCCTCATGCCCAAAAAGTTCACTTTCTATTAAATTTTCCGGAATAGCTGCACAATTTAACGCTGTGAAAGGTTTTGACCGCCTTGGGCTATTATAATGTATAGCCCTCGCAGCAAGCTCTTTGCCAGTGCCACTTTCACCGTTTATCAACACAGTAACATTGCTTGATGATACTTTTTTCATTATCTCTAAAGCTTCTTCCATTTTTTTTGACTTCCCTATAATCCCTTCTATCCTGAATTTATCAAATAGAGCATTCTGAAGCTGGATATTTTCTTTTTGCAATTTAGCCTTATCAATTGCCTTTTTTACTGTTAACAGGAGAATATCTTTATGGAGTGG from Nitrospirota bacterium includes these protein-coding regions:
- a CDS encoding sigma-54-dependent Fis family transcriptional regulator, with the protein product MAIILIVDDEPLQRDILGTILDDEGYETHTASSAEEALKIIKKIMPDVILTDLKMEGMDGIELIKSLPEEPFEPPAIIMTAYGTISSAVDAMKKGAFDYLTKPLHKDILLLTVKKAIDKAKLQKENIQLQNALFDKFRIEGIIGKSKKMEEALEIMKKVSSSNVTVLINGESGTGKELAARAIHYNSPRRSKPFTALNCAAIPENLIESELFGHEAGAFTGANSRNIGLFESTNGGTIFLDEIGDLPALTQSKLLRVLQEKEIRRLGSRESIKVDVRIIAATNKDLEKEIADKKFRQDLYYRLKVINIELPPLRERKDDIPELVNFFIKKFNQEFGKRINGIDENALMALYDYHWPGNIRQLESVIERAVLVCETRNIGLGDIKSELRFFHARDLSDFELPDDGINFEDLEKELLKKAMQKANGVATKAAKLLGMSYKTFWYRWDKFSLESPKKKPSP